A single region of the Halopiger xanaduensis SH-6 genome encodes:
- a CDS encoding excinuclease ABC subunit C produces MNAEGVRERARSLPREPGVYQFREDETTLYVGKAVDLRSRVGSYADPRSARIRRMVQRADGIEIAVTDTETQALLLEANLIKRHQPRYNVRLKDDKSYPMVQLADHEAPQIEITRDPDESATVFGPYTNKGQVETVVKALRETYGVRGCSDHKYANRDRPCLDYEMGLCTAPCTREIDLESYGEDVTAVERFLEGETGILADPLRREMEAAAEDQNFERAANLRDRLETVQAFHGEGGEAVQSVGDERAVDVLGVAIEGGDATVARLRAEDGKLVDRERHTLEAPAADPETTADAAEAASADGDSSTGEGGVPAVLAAFIVQYYAERRLPDAILLPERHGDEEVAAWLEAEGVSVRVPGAGREAKLVDLALKNARRNVGRRDECGMLADALEIDSARRIEGFDVSHAQGKSAVGSDVTFVDGSAEKADYRRKKLTDQNDDYDNMRALLEWRARRAVEDRDDRPDPDLLLIDGGQGQLEAARDALADVGWDVPAVALAKAEERVVTPDREFSWPDDAPHLHLLQRVRDEAHRFAVQYHQTVRDEVKTVLDDVEGVGPETRKRLLGRFGSVENVREASLEDLRSVPGIGEKTAETIKSRLEG; encoded by the coding sequence ATGAACGCCGAGGGGGTTCGCGAACGCGCGCGATCGCTGCCGCGAGAGCCCGGAGTCTACCAGTTTCGGGAGGACGAGACGACGCTGTACGTCGGGAAGGCCGTCGACCTCCGGAGCCGGGTCGGCTCCTACGCCGATCCGCGCAGCGCCCGCATCCGGCGGATGGTCCAGCGCGCCGACGGCATCGAGATCGCCGTCACCGACACCGAGACTCAGGCCCTGCTGCTCGAGGCGAACCTGATCAAGCGCCACCAGCCCCGGTACAACGTCCGCCTGAAGGACGACAAATCGTACCCGATGGTCCAGTTGGCGGACCACGAGGCGCCCCAGATCGAGATCACCCGCGATCCCGACGAGTCCGCGACCGTCTTCGGCCCCTACACGAACAAGGGCCAGGTCGAGACCGTCGTGAAAGCCCTGCGAGAGACCTACGGCGTCCGCGGCTGTTCGGATCACAAGTACGCCAACCGCGACCGGCCCTGTCTGGACTACGAGATGGGGCTGTGCACCGCGCCCTGCACCCGCGAGATCGACCTCGAGAGCTACGGCGAGGACGTCACCGCGGTCGAACGCTTCCTCGAGGGCGAGACCGGCATCCTCGCGGACCCGCTGCGCCGGGAGATGGAGGCTGCCGCCGAGGACCAGAACTTCGAACGCGCCGCCAACCTGCGGGACCGCCTCGAGACCGTGCAGGCGTTTCACGGCGAGGGCGGCGAGGCCGTCCAGTCGGTCGGCGACGAGCGCGCGGTCGACGTGCTCGGCGTCGCTATCGAGGGCGGAGACGCGACCGTCGCCCGCCTGCGCGCCGAGGACGGAAAGCTGGTCGATCGGGAACGGCACACGCTCGAGGCGCCGGCTGCGGACCCCGAGACGACCGCGGACGCGGCCGAGGCGGCCAGCGCGGACGGCGACAGCAGCACCGGCGAGGGCGGCGTCCCCGCCGTTCTCGCGGCCTTCATCGTCCAGTACTACGCCGAGCGCCGACTGCCGGACGCGATCTTGCTCCCCGAGCGCCACGGCGACGAGGAAGTCGCCGCCTGGCTCGAGGCCGAGGGCGTCTCCGTGCGCGTGCCGGGCGCCGGACGGGAGGCGAAACTCGTCGACCTCGCGCTGAAGAACGCCCGGCGGAACGTCGGCCGCCGCGACGAGTGTGGCATGCTCGCGGACGCCCTCGAGATCGATTCCGCCCGCCGCATCGAGGGGTTCGACGTGAGCCACGCCCAGGGAAAGTCGGCCGTCGGCAGCGACGTCACCTTCGTCGACGGCAGCGCCGAGAAGGCCGACTACCGCCGCAAGAAACTCACCGACCAGAACGACGACTACGACAATATGCGCGCCCTCCTCGAGTGGCGCGCCCGGCGGGCCGTCGAGGACCGCGACGACCGACCCGACCCCGACCTGCTGCTGATCGACGGCGGCCAGGGGCAACTCGAGGCCGCCCGCGACGCGCTCGCCGACGTCGGCTGGGACGTACCGGCAGTTGCGCTGGCGAAGGCCGAGGAGCGCGTGGTAACGCCCGATCGGGAATTTTCGTGGCCCGACGACGCGCCCCACCTCCACCTCCTCCAGCGGGTCCGCGACGAGGCCCACCGCTTCGCGGTCCAGTACCACCAGACCGTCCGCGACGAGGTCAAGACCGTGCTGGACGACGTCGAGGGCGTCGGCCCCGAAACCCGAAAGCGGCTGCTCGGCCGCTTCGGCAGCGTCGAGA
- a CDS encoding ABC transporter ATP-binding protein — protein sequence MPAITVDSLTKSYGQGSEATLALEDLSFEVREGEVFGFLGPNGAGKSTTINVILDFIRPTAGRVEVLGMDAQANSREIRSRTGVLPEGVETYDRLTARQHLEFAIESKGADDDPETLLERVGLLDAIDKKAGGYSKGMAQRLMLAMALVGEPDLLILDEPSTGLDPNGAREMRDIVREENARGATVFFSSHIMEQVEAVCDRVGILRDGEMVAVDSVEGLRDSVGGGTSLRVTVDRLDDEALQAVRSLPDVSNVVVEGEDPPTITVQVQADGSKTAVLGELEDRGVEVRDFSTREASLEDVFQSYTTGSEVEAR from the coding sequence ATGCCCGCTATCACAGTCGATTCCCTGACCAAGTCCTACGGTCAGGGGTCGGAAGCGACCCTCGCGCTCGAGGACCTCTCCTTCGAGGTCCGGGAGGGCGAGGTGTTCGGCTTCCTCGGTCCCAACGGCGCCGGCAAGTCGACGACGATCAACGTCATCCTCGATTTCATCCGGCCGACCGCCGGGCGGGTCGAGGTGCTGGGCATGGACGCTCAGGCCAACAGCCGCGAGATCCGCTCGCGGACCGGCGTCCTCCCGGAGGGCGTCGAGACCTACGACCGCCTGACCGCCCGCCAGCACCTCGAGTTCGCCATCGAGTCGAAAGGCGCCGACGACGACCCCGAAACTCTCCTCGAGCGGGTCGGCCTGCTCGACGCGATCGACAAGAAGGCCGGCGGCTACTCGAAGGGGATGGCCCAGCGGCTCATGCTCGCGATGGCCCTCGTGGGCGAGCCGGACCTCCTGATCCTCGACGAGCCCTCCACCGGCCTCGACCCGAACGGGGCCCGCGAGATGCGAGATATCGTCCGCGAGGAGAACGCCCGCGGTGCGACGGTCTTCTTCTCGAGTCACATCATGGAGCAGGTCGAGGCCGTCTGCGACCGCGTCGGCATCCTCCGGGACGGCGAGATGGTCGCCGTCGACTCCGTCGAGGGGCTGCGAGACTCGGTCGGCGGCGGCACCTCGCTGCGGGTCACCGTCGACCGGCTCGACGATGAGGCCCTCCAGGCGGTGCGCTCGCTGCCGGACGTCTCGAACGTCGTGGTGGAAGGCGAAGATCCGCCGACGATCACCGTTCAGGTTCAGGCGGACGGCTCGAAGACGGCCGTCCTCGGCGAACTCGAGGACCGCGGCGTCGAGGTGCGGGACTTCTCGACCCGAGAGGCCTCGCTCGAGGACGTCTTCCAGTCGTACACGACGGGCTCGGAGGTGGAAGCGCGATGA
- a CDS encoding ABC transporter permease yields MSADTGAGSGTGAGTDTRAGTPSAGSTSSSINPESVRAVAKKDFRDSIRSWVFWGLSIFFFTLLVSVTGAISYFGDEIAQAGATTEALVLFVSQITRLVIPLIAIVLGWKSIAGERESGSIKILLSLPHSRKDVLLGKLLGRSAVLSISLTIGFALAAVVVAVVLGSFDVVDYVSLLAMAIIYGLAYTSITVSLSSMTRSTTLAGAAMAGVFLLFYLVWNALQSAFQLLMSRGLISGVSYTREVTLLDGSTEQRTAERLPDWALFVDMIDPGNAFQNAITVLSSAGGSNLGTAYPEYYFPDGLPFYLENWFSFVILLLWIVVPIAIALYRFDRVDL; encoded by the coding sequence ATGAGCGCCGATACCGGCGCCGGTTCGGGAACCGGTGCGGGAACGGACACACGCGCCGGGACGCCGTCGGCCGGCAGCACCTCGAGTTCGATCAACCCCGAGAGCGTCCGTGCGGTCGCGAAGAAGGATTTCCGTGATTCGATCCGTTCGTGGGTGTTCTGGGGGCTCAGCATCTTCTTCTTCACGCTACTGGTCAGCGTCACCGGCGCGATCTCGTACTTCGGCGATGAAATCGCGCAGGCCGGCGCGACGACGGAGGCGCTCGTGCTGTTCGTCAGTCAGATCACGCGGCTGGTCATCCCGCTGATAGCGATCGTGCTCGGATGGAAATCGATCGCCGGCGAGCGCGAGTCGGGCAGTATCAAGATCCTGCTCTCCCTGCCCCACTCGCGCAAGGACGTGCTGCTCGGCAAACTGCTGGGTCGATCGGCCGTGCTCTCGATCTCGCTGACGATCGGCTTCGCGCTCGCCGCGGTCGTCGTCGCGGTGGTACTCGGCAGCTTCGACGTCGTCGACTACGTGAGCCTGCTCGCGATGGCGATCATCTACGGGCTCGCCTACACGAGCATCACCGTCTCCCTGTCGTCGATGACGCGCTCGACGACGCTCGCCGGCGCCGCCATGGCCGGCGTCTTCCTCCTGTTTTACCTCGTCTGGAACGCCCTTCAGAGCGCGTTCCAGTTGCTGATGAGCCGCGGGCTGATCTCCGGCGTCTCCTACACGCGGGAGGTCACTCTCCTCGACGGATCGACCGAACAACGGACTGCCGAGCGACTGCCCGACTGGGCCCTGTTCGTCGACATGATCGATCCGGGCAACGCCTTCCAGAACGCGATCACCGTCCTCAGTTCCGCCGGCGGGAGCAACTTGGGAACGGCCTACCCCGAGTACTACTTCCCGGACGGACTCCCGTTCTACCTCGAGAACTGGTTCTCCTTCGTCATCCTGCTGCTTTGGATCGTCGTCCCGATCGCGATCGCGTTGTACCGATTCGACCGGGTCGACCTCTGA
- a CDS encoding DUF7577 domain-containing protein has translation MQLFRDGLERHRKRTSGGRNRDTEADDGDSRTSARHRTDATARLTCDHCGATNDSEFRYCRCCLERL, from the coding sequence GTGCAGCTCTTCCGAGACGGTCTCGAGCGGCATCGCAAGCGGACGTCCGGGGGACGAAACCGGGACACCGAAGCGGATGACGGCGACTCGAGGACCTCCGCCCGCCATCGGACGGATGCGACGGCTCGCCTGACGTGCGATCACTGCGGCGCGACGAACGATTCCGAGTTTAGATACTGTCGGTGCTGTTTGGAACGACTCTGA
- the ligA gene encoding NAD-dependent DNA ligase LigA, with product MSLTHETADEDNPYLRNPPTDFAPLEDLSEDEAREQIALLREAIREHDRRYYVENDPIVADRAYDALFTRLQALEDEFDLSHPDSPTRSVGGEPIEGFDTVEHVAPMLSIDNSGDAADVREFDDRVRREVGEVDYVCEPKFDGVSMEFVYEDGRLERAVTRGDGREGDDVTRNARTIGSVPQRLHGDYPDFLAVRGEVYMPKDAFQAHNRERIERGEDPFANPRNATAGTIRQLDPSVVAERPLEVFFFDVLEATDLEDSHRDELERFPDWGLRVNDRVEVVKDIDEAIDYRDRMLEVRDDLNYEIDGVVIKVDDRDAREELGRTARHDRYAYAYKFPARAEVTPIADIAVQVGRTGRVTPVALLEPVDVGGVTVSRASLHNPEEIEAKNVNVGDTVRVQRAGDVIPYVAEVVEKSSEGHYELPDHCPVCDSAIERDGPIAFCTGGLACDAQLRRSIQYYASDDGLDLEGLGEKSVRQLVDAGLLESVADLYELEREDLTDLEGWGETSTENLVEEIEASREPPLPDFLSALGIPHVGPTTARELAREFGTFEAVREAAVTDPEHLETVDDVGETVAAQIHEFFTSEANAEAVDAILEHVSPQETDVETGDELEGLTFVFTGSLEGMTRGEAQETVEAHGANATSSVSGNTDYLVVGENPGQTKRDDAEANDVPIVDADEFRELLAERGVDPARE from the coding sequence ATGTCGCTCACCCACGAAACTGCGGACGAGGACAACCCCTACCTCCGGAATCCGCCGACCGATTTCGCGCCGCTCGAGGATCTCTCCGAGGACGAGGCCCGCGAACAGATCGCGCTGCTCCGGGAGGCGATCCGCGAGCACGACCGCCGGTACTACGTCGAGAACGACCCGATCGTCGCCGACCGCGCCTACGACGCGCTCTTTACCCGACTGCAGGCCCTCGAGGACGAGTTCGATCTCTCCCATCCCGACAGCCCGACCCGCAGCGTCGGCGGCGAGCCGATCGAGGGGTTCGATACCGTCGAGCACGTCGCGCCGATGCTCTCGATCGACAACAGCGGCGACGCCGCGGACGTGCGGGAGTTCGACGACCGCGTGCGCCGCGAGGTCGGCGAGGTCGACTACGTCTGCGAGCCCAAGTTCGACGGCGTCTCGATGGAGTTCGTCTACGAGGACGGCCGCCTCGAGCGCGCGGTCACCCGCGGGGACGGCCGCGAGGGCGACGACGTCACCCGCAACGCCCGCACCATCGGCTCCGTCCCGCAGCGGCTCCACGGCGACTACCCCGACTTCCTCGCGGTCCGCGGCGAGGTCTACATGCCCAAGGACGCCTTCCAGGCGCACAACCGCGAGCGCATCGAGCGCGGCGAGGACCCGTTCGCCAATCCCCGGAACGCCACCGCCGGTACGATCCGCCAGCTCGATCCCTCGGTCGTCGCAGAACGGCCCCTCGAGGTCTTCTTCTTCGACGTGCTCGAGGCCACCGACCTGGAGGACAGCCACCGCGACGAACTCGAGCGGTTCCCCGACTGGGGCCTGCGGGTCAACGACCGCGTCGAAGTGGTCAAGGACATCGACGAGGCAATCGACTACCGCGACCGGATGCTCGAGGTGCGGGACGACCTGAACTACGAAATCGACGGCGTCGTCATCAAGGTCGACGACCGCGACGCCCGCGAGGAGTTGGGACGGACAGCGCGTCACGACCGCTACGCGTACGCCTACAAGTTCCCCGCCCGCGCCGAAGTGACGCCGATCGCCGATATTGCGGTCCAGGTCGGCCGGACGGGGCGCGTGACCCCCGTCGCCCTGCTCGAGCCGGTCGACGTCGGCGGCGTCACCGTCTCGCGGGCGAGTCTGCACAACCCCGAGGAGATCGAAGCCAAGAACGTCAACGTCGGCGACACCGTCCGCGTCCAGCGCGCGGGCGACGTGATCCCCTACGTCGCGGAAGTCGTCGAGAAGTCGAGCGAGGGCCACTACGAACTGCCCGATCACTGTCCCGTCTGCGACAGCGCCATCGAGCGCGACGGCCCGATCGCCTTCTGCACCGGCGGGCTGGCCTGTGACGCGCAACTCCGGCGGTCGATCCAGTACTACGCGAGCGACGACGGACTCGACCTCGAGGGGCTGGGCGAGAAGAGCGTCCGCCAACTCGTCGACGCCGGCCTGCTCGAGTCCGTCGCGGACCTCTACGAACTCGAGCGCGAGGACCTGACCGATCTCGAGGGCTGGGGCGAAACCAGCACCGAGAACCTCGTCGAAGAGATCGAAGCCAGCCGCGAACCGCCGCTCCCCGACTTCCTCTCGGCACTCGGCATCCCCCACGTCGGCCCGACCACGGCCCGCGAACTGGCCCGCGAGTTCGGCACGTTCGAGGCGGTCCGCGAGGCCGCCGTCACCGACCCCGAGCACCTCGAGACGGTCGACGACGTGGGCGAAACCGTCGCCGCACAAATCCACGAATTCTTCACCAGCGAGGCGAACGCCGAGGCGGTCGACGCCATCCTCGAGCACGTCTCCCCGCAGGAAACGGACGTCGAGACGGGCGACGAACTCGAGGGACTCACCTTCGTCTTCACGGGCTCGCTCGAGGGGATGACGCGCGGCGAAGCGCAGGAGACGGTCGAAGCCCACGGCGCGAACGCCACGAGCAGCGTCTCCGGAAACACGGACTACCTCGTCGTCGGCGAAAATCCCGGACAGACGAAGCGCGACGATGCCGAGGCCAACGACGTTCCGATCGTCGACGCGGACGAGTTCCGCGAGTTGCTCGCGGAACGCGGCGTCGACCCGGCCCGCGAGTAG